AATGAGGTGTTCCGCCATCAGGTGCCGCATATGGAAAATCAGTGCATTGCCATCGGCCATGTACGTTATTCCACCACAGGCTCAAGTCTTTTGTGCAACACCCAGCCTTTGATGGTGAATTATTCGGGCGGCAAGATTGCGCTGGCGCATAACGGCAATCTGACCAACGCGGCAGAAATCCGCCATGAATTGGAAGAACAGGGCACGATTTTCCAGACGTCCATTGATTCGGAAGTCTTTGTGAACCTCATTGCCCGCAGCCGGGCAGAAACCGTGGAAGAAAAGATTATCGAGAGCCTGAAGAAGATTCGCGGTGCCTATTGTCTGGCGATTATGACGGAGGATAAGCTGATTGGTGCCCGTGACCCGCAGGGGTTCCGTCCGCTTTGCCTGGGCAAGACGGAGGAAGGCAGCTATATCCTGTCGTCGGAAAGCTGCGGTCTCGATGTGGCTGGTGCCGAGTTCGTCCGTGATATTGCGCCGGGTGAAATGGTGGTCATTGACGACAGCGGCGTGAAGTCCTATCCGTTCGCCATGCATGAGAAGAAGGCTTCCTGTATTTTTGAATACATTTACTTTGCACGTCCGGATTCGGTCATTGATGGTCAGAGCGTCCATGATGCCCGCTTTATGATGGGCCGGGTACTCGCGCGCGAGGCAAAGTTCAAGGGCGATATCGTCATTTCGGTGCCGGACTCCGGTACCACAGCAGCTACGGGCTATGCCTATGAGTCGGGGATTCCCTTTGTGGAAGGGTTGATTAAGAACCGCTATATTGGCCGTACCTTTATCCAGCCGACACAGAAGAAGCGCGATACCAGCGTGAAGCTCAAGCTCAATGCCATCCGTTCCGTGGTGGCGGGGAAATCCGTTATCATGGTCGATGACAGTATCGTTCGCGGCACGACCAGTGGCAAGATTGTCAATATGCTCAAGCAGGCCGGGGCCAAAGAGGTGCATATGTGCATCAGCAGCCCGCCGATTGGCTATCCCTGCTATTATGGGATTGATACTTCGGTGCGCAAGGAACTGATTGCCGCCACCAAGAGCGTTGAGGAAATCCGCGAATTTATCGGTGCGGACTCCCTGCATTTCATTTCCCTGGAAGGGCTGAAATCCTGCGTGTCGGAAGTCAATGCTGACGATATGTGCTATGCCTGCTTTAATAGTGCCTATCCCATCGCCGATGGCGAAAAGCCGGCCGGTGACAGCAAGTATGTGTTTGAACAGCGCAAAAAGTGAGGAACAAGAGGATAATGACGGAAAAACTTACCTATAAAGATGCCGGTGTAGATATCGATGCGGGCAACCGCTCGGTAGAACTCATCAAGAACAGTGTGCGGGCAACGTATCGTCCGGAAGTGCTCGGTGACTTGGGCGGCTTTGGCGGCCTGTTCGCCTTGAATAGCGGCAAGTATAAGGAGCCTGTGCTGGTATCTGGCACGGACGGCGTAGGCACGAAACTAAAACTGGCCTTTATGCTCGATAAGCACGATACCATTGGTCAGGATGCTGTGGCCATGTGTGTCAACGATATTTTGGTGCAGGGGGCAGAACCACTGTTCTTCCTCGACTATCTGGCGGTGGGCAAACTTTTGCCGGAACAGGTGGCCGATGTCGTAACCGGTGTAGCAGGTGCCTGCAAGGAATCCGGCTGCGCCCTGATTGGCGGCGAAACGGCAGAGATGAATGGCTTTTATCCCGAAGGGGAATACGATATTGCTGGCTTTGCCGTAGGTGTGGTGGAAAAGAGCAAGCTCATCACCAGCGCAAAGGTCAAGGAAGGCGATGTGATTCTCGGTCTGCCGTCCTCCGGCGTACATTCCAACGGCTATTCCCTCGTGCGCCGCATTGTCTTTGACCATAAGGGCTTCAAGGGCGATGAGTATATGGAAGAACTGGGCAAGACCATCGGGGAGGAACTGTTGACGCCGACCCGTTTGTACCCGAAAGCCTGCCTGCCGCTGATTGAAAAATTCGATATTCACGGCATGGTGCATATCACAGGCGGCGGCTTCTACGAGAATATCCCCCGCGCCCTGCCCGAGGATATGGCAGTGGAAATCGACACGAGCAAATGGGAAATGCCGGCTATCTTCCGTCTCCTGCAGCAGTGGGGCAACGTGGACTGGCCGGAAATGTACCGCACCTTCAACATGGGCATCGGCATGATTCTGATTGTCTCTGCTGAAGAAGCCGAAGCGGTCAAGGCACATTTGCAGGCGGCTGACGAAACGGTTTATGAAATCGGTAAGGTCGTCAAAGGCGGCCATGATGTAACATTGCAGGGCGGTGTGTTCGTTGGCTAAGGAAAAATTAGGTGTTCTTTGTTCCGGCCGCGGCACAGATTTGCAGTCCATCATCGATGCGATTGAAGCAGGGCAGGTTCCTGCCGAAATCGCTATCGTGCTGACGGATAAGGAAGCCTATGCGCTGGAACGGGCAAGAAAGGCCGGCATTGAAGCGGTCTGCGTTGACCGCAAGCAGTTTGACGGCCGTGAGCCCTTTGAAAAGGCCTTGATTGAAAAGCTTGAAGCCGCAGGTGTAACGCTGGTGGTGCTGGCGGGCTTTATGCGGATACTGACCCCGTATTTTGTAGGGCATTTTGCCGGACGTATCATGAATATTCATCCGGCGCTTTTGCCCAGTTTCCCCGGTGCCCATGCCCATCGGGATGTGCTGGCCTATGGCGTGAAAGTCAGCGGCTGTACGGTGCATTTCGTGGACGAAGGTACGGATTCCGGCCCCATCATCATGCAGGCGGCGGTGCCGGTGCTCGATGATGATACGGAGGAAACTTTGGGTGCCCGCGTGCTCAAAGAGGAACACCGGATTTACCCGGAATGTATCCGGCTGTACTGCGAAGGTAAATTAAAGGTTGAAGGCCGTAAGGTGACGATTTTAGCGTAAGACGCGTAAAGGAGAACAGATAAATGCAGATTAAGCGTGCCCTGATTAGCGTATCCAATAAAGAAGGCGTGGTCGAGTTCGCCCGCCAGCTTCATGAAGCCGGTGTGGAAATCATCTCCACGGGCGGAACGATGAAAGCCATCAAGGAAGCAGGCATTCCTGTAACCTATGTCAGCGATGTGACAGGCTTCCCTGAAATCATGGATGGCCGCGTAAAGACGTTAAATCCCTATATCCATGGTGGTATTCTTGCTGTGCGCGATAATGCTGAACACGTGGCACAGATGGAAGAACATGGCATCAAGGGCATTGACCTCGTGGCGGTCAATCTCTATCCGTTCAAGGAAACCATTGCCAAGCCGGATGTAACATTGGCAGAGGCCATTGAAAACATTGATATTGGCGGCCCGGCTATGGTACGCGCTTCGGCCAAGAACTTCAAGTTCGTGACCATTGTGACCAATCCGGCTAAATATAATGAAGTAATTGCCCAGATTAAGGAAAATGGCGGTGTCGATGACCGCACCCGCATGGAATTGGCACAGGAGGCCTTTGCCCATACGGCGGCCTACGACACGATGATTCAGGATTATCTGGCAAAACAGCTGGCAAAATAAGGGGCGAAACCATGAATATTTTAGTAATCGGCAGTGGCGGCCGGGAGCATACGTTAGCGTGGAAACTGGCGCAGTCGCCGAAGGCAGATAAGATTTATGCATTGCCGGGCAATCCGGGCATGGCTGATGTGGCGATGTGCGTGGAAGGTATTGCCATTACGGATAATGCGTCGATTGTGGATTTTGCGAAAAAGCATGCTATTGGGCTGGTCGTAGTCGGCCCGGAAGTTCCCTTGACCAACGGGCTCGTGGATGCAGTCACGGCGGCAGGTATCAAGGCGTTTGGCCCCACGCAGGCGGCGGCGCAGATTGAAGGCTCCAAATCCTTTTCCAAGGACTTGATGAAGAAATACGGCATTCCCACAGCTAAGTACGAAGTGTTCACCGAGGCAGAGGCAGCTCGGGAGTACATTCGTAAAGAAGGGGCGCCAATCGTTATCAAGGCGGACGGCCTGGCTGCGGGCAAGGGCGTTATCGTGGCCATGACGGAAGACGAAGCATTGCAGGCTGTTGCGGACATTATGGAAGATAAGGAATTCGGCAATGCAGGTTCGCGCGTAGTTATTGAAGAATTCATGGAAGGCGAAGAAGCATCCCTTCTGTGCTTCACCGATGGCAAGACCATCTGCCCCATGATCAGCTCGCAGGACCATAAGCGCGCCTATGATGGTGACAAAGGCCCCAACACTGGCGGTATGGGCACTTATGCCCCGGCTCCTGTCATGACGGATAAAATGGTGCAGGAAACCTATGATAAAATTCTTGTGCCGACCATCAAGGCTATGGAGCAGGAAGGTAAGCCCTATAAAGGCTGTCTCTATGCCGGCCTGATGATAACGGCTGACGGGCCGAAGGTCGTGGAATTCAACGCGCGCTTCGGTGACCCGGAAACGCAGGTTGTTCTGCCGCTCTTAAACAGCGATTTGGTAGAAATCATGCTAGCCTGCGCTGATGGTAATTTGGCTGAAGTACAGATTGACTGGTCAAAAGATGCCGCAGTCTGCGTGGTTATGGCGGCTGGCGGCTATCCCAAGTCTTACCGCAAGGGTGATGCGATTACCGGCTTGGATGAGGCCAAGGCAGCAGGTGCGTTGGTGTTCCATGCAGGTACGGCACATAAAGACGGTAACATTGTCACGGATGGTGGCCGCGTTCTCGGCGTGGTGGCCAAGGCTGGTGATGTGCGTTCGGCGGTGGCTAAGGCTTATGTCGGGGTAGAGAAGATTTCCTTTAAGGATGCGTTCTATCGTAAAGATATTGCGCATAGGGCATTAGAACGATAAGATTTCTTTCTAATTAAATAAGATATGCTAAGACGCCCCCGGTGCTGATAATATCTTTCCTTCACTTAGACAAGTTTGTCAAACGTTTCGGAAAGATATTATCAGCACCGGGGCTTTTTCGTGTAATTGGAATCAAAATGATTTCTATGCTAAGAGGTGAAGGTTCTTCTGGATGATTTATAGGCGTAATTTGTTCGAAATAAG
The Selenomonas ruminantium AC2024 DNA segment above includes these coding regions:
- the purF gene encoding amidophosphoribosyltransferase; this encodes MYENGYNVEPKWKEECGVYGVFSRTEDVSGLTYLGLYALQHRGQESAGIAITDGAWMDVTRGMGLVNEVFRHQVPHMENQCIAIGHVRYSTTGSSLLCNTQPLMVNYSGGKIALAHNGNLTNAAEIRHELEEQGTIFQTSIDSEVFVNLIARSRAETVEEKIIESLKKIRGAYCLAIMTEDKLIGARDPQGFRPLCLGKTEEGSYILSSESCGLDVAGAEFVRDIAPGEMVVIDDSGVKSYPFAMHEKKASCIFEYIYFARPDSVIDGQSVHDARFMMGRVLAREAKFKGDIVISVPDSGTTAATGYAYESGIPFVEGLIKNRYIGRTFIQPTQKKRDTSVKLKLNAIRSVVAGKSVIMVDDSIVRGTTSGKIVNMLKQAGAKEVHMCISSPPIGYPCYYGIDTSVRKELIAATKSVEEIREFIGADSLHFISLEGLKSCVSEVNADDMCYACFNSAYPIADGEKPAGDSKYVFEQRKK
- the purM gene encoding phosphoribosylformylglycinamidine cyclo-ligase, with the protein product MTEKLTYKDAGVDIDAGNRSVELIKNSVRATYRPEVLGDLGGFGGLFALNSGKYKEPVLVSGTDGVGTKLKLAFMLDKHDTIGQDAVAMCVNDILVQGAEPLFFLDYLAVGKLLPEQVADVVTGVAGACKESGCALIGGETAEMNGFYPEGEYDIAGFAVGVVEKSKLITSAKVKEGDVILGLPSSGVHSNGYSLVRRIVFDHKGFKGDEYMEELGKTIGEELLTPTRLYPKACLPLIEKFDIHGMVHITGGGFYENIPRALPEDMAVEIDTSKWEMPAIFRLLQQWGNVDWPEMYRTFNMGIGMILIVSAEEAEAVKAHLQAADETVYEIGKVVKGGHDVTLQGGVFVG
- the purN gene encoding phosphoribosylglycinamide formyltransferase produces the protein MAKEKLGVLCSGRGTDLQSIIDAIEAGQVPAEIAIVLTDKEAYALERARKAGIEAVCVDRKQFDGREPFEKALIEKLEAAGVTLVVLAGFMRILTPYFVGHFAGRIMNIHPALLPSFPGAHAHRDVLAYGVKVSGCTVHFVDEGTDSGPIIMQAAVPVLDDDTEETLGARVLKEEHRIYPECIRLYCEGKLKVEGRKVTILA
- the purD gene encoding phosphoribosylamine--glycine ligase codes for the protein MNILVIGSGGREHTLAWKLAQSPKADKIYALPGNPGMADVAMCVEGIAITDNASIVDFAKKHAIGLVVVGPEVPLTNGLVDAVTAAGIKAFGPTQAAAQIEGSKSFSKDLMKKYGIPTAKYEVFTEAEAAREYIRKEGAPIVIKADGLAAGKGVIVAMTEDEALQAVADIMEDKEFGNAGSRVVIEEFMEGEEASLLCFTDGKTICPMISSQDHKRAYDGDKGPNTGGMGTYAPAPVMTDKMVQETYDKILVPTIKAMEQEGKPYKGCLYAGLMITADGPKVVEFNARFGDPETQVVLPLLNSDLVEIMLACADGNLAEVQIDWSKDAAVCVVMAAGGYPKSYRKGDAITGLDEAKAAGALVFHAGTAHKDGNIVTDGGRVLGVVAKAGDVRSAVAKAYVGVEKISFKDAFYRKDIAHRALER